The Longimicrobiaceae bacterium genome includes the window CCGCGACGCCGGCGAGAGCTGGGAGCCGCTTACCGAGGGCCTGCCGCAGCAGGACGCTTACGAGACGGTGCTACGCGACGCGATGACGACCGACGGGCACGCGCAGGCGGGCATCTACTTCGGCACGCGCAACGGCAAGCTCTTCGGCTCGGCAGACGCGGGCGACACCTGGCGCGAGATCAGCGACGCACTGCCGCCCATCGTGTGCGTGAAGGCCGCGGTGGTCGGCAACGGCGCGTCGTAGCCGCAGCACGGAGCCGATCCCCGGCTTCGGCGAACCGATTCAGGAGACGTGAGATGGGAATCACCGTGGCGCTGCCGGGCGCGTTACTGCCGTACGCGGGCGGACGCTCGGAGGTGACGCTGGAGGACGGCTGCCGCACGGTGGGCGACGCGCTGGGTGCGCTGGCCGCGCGCCACGCGGGCGTGGTGGACCGCGTGATGGACGAGAGCGGCGCCGTCCGCCAGCACGTGAACGTCTTCGTGGACGGCGACAACATCCGCTTCCTCGACGGCCTGGACTCCGCCGTCGCCGACGGCAGCACCATCACCATCTTCGCCGCCGTCAGCGGCGGGTGAGGCGGGACGGTGGATGAAAGGCGGATGATCGTTGCTGACGGAGGGAGCCGGGCAGCGCATTTCCCGTGATCGCCGGATGGATTTTCGATGGATGAGGAACGGCCCGTTTCGCGAGGATGCGAGGCGGGCCGTCTGCTGGTTATGCGAAGATCGGGTTGCGGGCCGTCTATTTGCGTTTGGTCGCGCGTTCCGGTTTCCACTCTGGTATGGATCGTCGCATGAACTCGTCGAACATGGGAACGGTGAAGGCCGTATCCCCGAAGGACGGGCTATAGATCATTCCTTTGCGTATCAACCCGTTGCGGAGCGGGGCCATCGCGGTCACGGCGGCGCCGAGCACGCGCGCGATGTCGCCCGATCGGTGGGGTCCGGGAC containing:
- a CDS encoding ubiquitin-like small modifier protein 1, whose amino-acid sequence is MGITVALPGALLPYAGGRSEVTLEDGCRTVGDALGALAARHAGVVDRVMDESGAVRQHVNVFVDGDNIRFLDGLDSAVADGSTITIFAAVSGG